The following proteins come from a genomic window of Streptomyces sp. ALI-76-A:
- a CDS encoding winged helix-turn-helix domain-containing protein: MSLWIRGEWKLSRRHGWSCQQLVRRAVERDDAEVSGWVKETRPADEVTAAALGAWLVFEDEAAVSMTSYRARTRILRLAPAQPTSGPGLRATH; encoded by the coding sequence GTGTCGTTGTGGATCCGTGGAGAGTGGAAGTTGTCGCGGCGGCACGGCTGGTCGTGTCAGCAGCTTGTCCGGCGGGCGGTCGAGCGGGACGACGCGGAGGTGTCCGGATGGGTGAAGGAGACGCGGCCCGCGGACGAAGTCACTGCGGCGGCGCTCGGGGCATGGTTGGTCTTCGAGGACGAGGCCGCTGTCTCGATGACGTCGTACCGTGCGCGCACCCGGATCCTTCGCCTGGCTCCTGCGCAGCCGACGTCTGGCCCGGGACTACGAGCGACGCACTGA